A single genomic interval of Burkholderia cepacia ATCC 25416 harbors:
- the fhuF gene encoding siderophore-iron reductase FhuF — protein MTLPLDGARATRFSAFAPEPFADHLDVVWLGLPDDAHAPGRLVVPVSALPAYRDVVLDAMVRHYGGDPAQHARALMSQWSKYYFGRAAPAGVVAALTLGRPLDMTPERTFVALDDGMPAALYFTHDALGEPCDDPAPRYAGLVAHLGAVIDLLAAMGRVTPRVLWSNAGNLLDYLLDTYRALPCAADPVRDAGWLFGATCFACEPNPLRMPVRDAVPRSALLPTPFRARRVCCLRYEIPGETQLCGSCPLLLTMDDAALAEQDAIR, from the coding sequence ATGACGCTGCCGCTCGACGGCGCGCGCGCCACGCGTTTCTCGGCGTTCGCGCCCGAACCGTTCGCCGACCATCTCGACGTCGTCTGGCTCGGTTTGCCCGACGACGCGCACGCGCCGGGCCGCCTTGTCGTGCCGGTCAGCGCGTTGCCCGCGTACCGCGACGTCGTGCTCGACGCGATGGTCCGCCATTACGGCGGCGATCCGGCGCAGCACGCGCGCGCGCTGATGTCGCAATGGAGCAAATACTATTTCGGCCGCGCGGCGCCGGCCGGCGTCGTCGCCGCGCTGACGCTCGGCCGGCCGCTCGACATGACACCCGAGCGCACGTTCGTCGCGCTCGACGACGGGATGCCCGCCGCGCTGTATTTCACGCACGATGCGCTCGGCGAACCCTGCGACGACCCGGCGCCACGCTACGCGGGGCTCGTCGCGCATCTCGGCGCGGTGATCGACCTGCTCGCGGCGATGGGGCGCGTCACGCCGCGCGTGCTGTGGAGCAACGCGGGCAACCTGCTCGACTATCTGCTCGATACGTACCGTGCGCTGCCATGCGCGGCCGATCCGGTGCGCGACGCGGGCTGGCTGTTCGGTGCGACATGCTTTGCGTGCGAACCGAATCCGTTGCGCATGCCCGTGCGCGATGCGGTGCCGCGTTCGGCGCTGCTGCCCACGCCGTTCCGCGCGCGACGCGTGTGCTGCCTGCGCTATGAAATTCCTGGAGAAACGCAACTGTGTGGAAGCTGCCCCCTGCTACTGACGATGGACGACGCGGCGCTGGCCGAGCAGGACGCGATCCGGTGA
- a CDS encoding MbtH family protein: MTQATTPSADTDDLVYTVVINDEEQYSIWPTFRPVPAGWREVGVSGPKADCLAHIETVWTDMRPASLRRAMDGERASRAS, from the coding sequence ATGACGCAAGCCACGACGCCTTCCGCCGACACCGACGATCTCGTCTATACGGTCGTCATCAATGACGAAGAACAGTATTCGATCTGGCCGACGTTCCGGCCCGTGCCGGCCGGCTGGCGCGAAGTGGGCGTGAGCGGCCCGAAAGCCGACTGTCTCGCGCACATCGAGACCGTCTGGACCGACATGCGCCCCGCAAGCCTGCGCCGCGCGATGGACGGCGAGCGCGCATCGCGCGCGTCGTGA
- a CDS encoding RNA polymerase factor sigma-70, translating to MAMAEVLDRPAAAAANPFLGSHPDRPPRARRATEPRAQGALLDVLISHRAMLVNVARGFVGCASRAEDVVHDVFVKLVEFPNQDAVRQPVAYVTRMVRNASIDACRRQNLENVYHTEEDDGFDVPSPEPTPEAALLTRDTLRRVWAALDDLPARSRAAFEMVRLREETLQTAARALNVSQTLVHFMVRDAERHCAECLDACHRGVACPVFLGGRTRRR from the coding sequence ATGGCGATGGCGGAAGTGCTCGACCGACCGGCGGCGGCAGCGGCGAACCCGTTCCTCGGCAGTCATCCCGACCGGCCGCCGCGTGCGCGCCGCGCCACGGAGCCCCGTGCGCAAGGCGCGTTGCTCGACGTGCTGATCTCGCATCGCGCGATGCTCGTGAACGTCGCGCGCGGCTTCGTCGGCTGCGCGAGCCGTGCCGAGGACGTCGTGCACGACGTGTTCGTGAAGCTCGTCGAATTCCCGAACCAGGATGCGGTGCGCCAGCCGGTCGCGTACGTGACGCGGATGGTGCGCAATGCGTCGATCGACGCGTGCCGCCGGCAAAACCTCGAGAACGTCTATCACACGGAAGAGGACGACGGCTTCGACGTGCCGTCGCCCGAGCCGACGCCGGAAGCCGCACTGCTGACGCGCGATACGCTGCGGCGCGTGTGGGCCGCGCTCGACGACCTGCCGGCGCGCAGCCGCGCGGCCTTCGAGATGGTGCGGCTGCGCGAGGAGACGCTGCAGACCGCGGCGCGCGCGCTGAACGTGTCGCAGACGCTCGTGCATTTCATGGTGCGCGACGCGGAGCGCCACTGCGCGGAATGCCTCGACGCATGCCATCGCGGTGTCGCGTGCCCGGTGTTCCTGGGCGGCCGCACGCGGCGCCGGTAA
- a CDS encoding calcium-binding protein yields the protein MAATLFVASTVGAAHAQTVSAGGYSLTVIGDLGGPRDMRYNGNAVSADGKTIIGSYWSDAQPGNSMAFSWSAATGWQRLAAPANAYDSLAQTVSGDGQVIGGSISARQVDSSNLDRWAVRWPGDGRTQKLVPDTAGRDASVEVANLAGTRMTGSFTATDGRNARFMWDQPRGFRELPPGGDYIVQLLSMTSSGNAAAGLAGNVDGVYGSRALLWTERIGERLLPTINAGVARMDMARGVTEDERTVAGSIGTLVVTPDGQRVDSEAVLWTNGGDSIQRLGFLDGDDSSYAQAISTDGRVVIGTSSNGQTGVERVFVWTPQSGMRSLVALLEAAGLSVGTLNLTNVIGVSPDGQTITGQGYRDGDPDYRPQFWQVHIDAATLRALQPASPGADALRVRASPRKAASRMLAAKPDAAMHRSVCRMPVSPAQLARCLPRLPAAR from the coding sequence ATGGCAGCGACACTGTTCGTTGCTTCGACGGTGGGCGCGGCTCACGCACAGACGGTATCGGCGGGGGGTTATTCGCTGACCGTGATCGGTGACCTGGGTGGTCCGCGCGACATGCGGTACAACGGGAATGCCGTCAGCGCCGACGGCAAGACGATCATCGGCTCCTACTGGAGCGACGCGCAGCCCGGTAACTCGATGGCCTTCTCGTGGTCGGCCGCGACGGGCTGGCAACGGCTGGCCGCGCCGGCGAACGCCTATGACTCGCTGGCACAGACGGTGTCGGGCGACGGGCAGGTGATCGGCGGCTCGATCAGTGCGCGTCAGGTGGACAGCAGCAACCTCGATCGATGGGCGGTGCGATGGCCCGGCGACGGTCGCACACAGAAACTCGTTCCGGATACGGCGGGCCGGGACGCATCGGTCGAAGTCGCGAACCTCGCCGGCACGAGGATGACGGGCAGTTTCACGGCGACAGACGGCCGGAATGCACGGTTCATGTGGGACCAGCCGAGGGGTTTCCGCGAGTTGCCGCCGGGCGGCGACTATATCGTGCAGCTCCTGTCGATGACCTCGTCCGGGAATGCGGCAGCAGGGTTGGCCGGCAATGTCGACGGCGTGTATGGCTCGCGCGCGCTCCTTTGGACAGAACGAATCGGCGAACGACTGTTGCCGACGATCAACGCGGGCGTGGCCAGAATGGATATGGCCCGCGGCGTGACCGAAGACGAACGGACGGTCGCCGGCTCGATCGGCACGCTGGTGGTCACGCCGGACGGACAACGGGTCGACTCGGAGGCCGTGCTGTGGACGAACGGCGGCGACAGCATTCAGCGGCTCGGTTTTCTCGACGGTGACGACAGCAGCTACGCGCAAGCGATCAGCACGGACGGGCGGGTCGTCATCGGCACATCGAGCAACGGGCAAACCGGTGTCGAGCGCGTCTTCGTGTGGACGCCGCAAAGCGGCATGCGCAGCCTCGTTGCGTTGCTCGAAGCGGCCGGCCTGTCGGTCGGCACGCTGAACCTGACCAACGTGATCGGTGTGAGCCCCGACGGGCAGACCATCACGGGGCAGGGCTATCGCGACGGCGATCCCGACTATCGGCCGCAGTTCTGGCAAGTGCACATCGATGCGGCGACCCTGCGTGCGTTGCAGCCGGCGAGCCCGGGCGCCGACGCATTGCGGGTGCGGGCTTCGCCGCGCAAGGCGGCGTCACGCATGCTGGCGGCGAAGCCGGACGCAGCGATGCATCGAAGCGTGTGCCGCATGCCCGTCAGCCCGGCGCAGCTCGCGCGATGCCTGCCGCGGTTGCCGGCCGCACGCTGA
- a CDS encoding ABC transporter ATP-binding protein: MTRSTAALAARGLSVGYRDHVVIDGLDLSIAAGRVTALCGPNGCGKSTLLRTLAGLQPARAGHVEVNGQPLASFRRRALARELTMLAQFNQIPSGLTVRELVAYGRYAYGGFLRGLSRADHAAIDEALDTSGLAGDAERDVGALSGGERQRAWIAMALAQQAPIVLLDEPTTYLDIHHQLDILDALRTLNRTRGLTIVWVLHDLNQAAAYSDEIVLMRAGRLVAQGTPDAMLDPARLRAAFGVEMLKLAHPQTGAPMCVPAYGPTTDGAPQAAGVFDRDLAV, encoded by the coding sequence ATGACGCGTAGTACCGCCGCGCTTGCCGCGCGCGGGCTGTCGGTGGGATATCGCGACCATGTCGTGATCGACGGGCTGGACCTGTCGATCGCGGCCGGCCGCGTAACCGCGCTGTGCGGACCGAACGGCTGCGGCAAGAGCACGCTGCTGCGCACGCTCGCGGGCCTGCAGCCCGCGCGTGCCGGCCATGTCGAAGTGAACGGGCAGCCGCTCGCGTCGTTTCGCCGTCGCGCGCTCGCGCGCGAACTGACGATGCTCGCGCAGTTCAACCAGATCCCGTCGGGCCTGACGGTGCGCGAACTCGTCGCGTACGGGCGCTATGCGTACGGCGGCTTCCTGCGCGGCCTGTCTCGCGCCGACCACGCGGCAATCGACGAGGCGCTCGACACGAGCGGCCTCGCCGGCGATGCGGAGCGCGACGTCGGTGCACTGTCGGGCGGCGAGCGCCAGCGTGCGTGGATTGCGATGGCGCTCGCCCAGCAGGCGCCGATCGTGCTGCTGGACGAACCGACGACCTATCTCGACATCCATCATCAGCTCGACATCCTCGATGCGCTGCGCACGCTGAACCGCACGCGCGGGCTGACGATCGTCTGGGTGCTGCACGACCTGAACCAGGCGGCCGCATACAGCGACGAAATCGTGCTGATGCGCGCGGGCCGCCTCGTCGCGCAGGGCACGCCCGACGCGATGCTCGATCCGGCGCGGCTGCGCGCGGCGTTCGGCGTCGAGATGCTGAAGCTCGCGCATCCGCAGACGGGCGCACCGATGTGCGTGCCGGCCTACGGGCCGACAACCGACGGCGCGCCGCAGGCGGCCGGTGTCTTCGACCGGGATCTCGCCGTATGA
- a CDS encoding fimbrial protein: MSGGGRQAPRMLTMASWLRLAIFAVLVAAMQPAFAVRCVTSSGATSMTESIGGVASYPTDAPDGYVIWVSPVRTTTGYCFKDLGGKGNIDIDDPISFYANPNKQNPAAWGLEIGIRYLGQDHFGAGSQPGTGVATGKTVPACSDEKLAWGQCPKVPIDISYQVVVRKRGSWTQPPSDIYTVFQFDGAKGLNAIHPSFQYRLSGMRNLKPTPCFVDVLVTPEPGIVNFGQVQSVGNGFLPAVPRKRFSLSLTKKCNVAVKVDGYFETSFPVRNGLLVPASDSNFGIGIEDSQGKAIPFNEQFTLAQFPSNVMNQSVLMDAVLKSFGPPKIGRFDATATIRLFIY; this comes from the coding sequence GCGATCTTCGCGGTGCTGGTCGCCGCCATGCAGCCGGCGTTTGCCGTACGCTGCGTGACCAGCAGCGGTGCGACGTCGATGACGGAATCGATCGGCGGTGTCGCCTCCTATCCGACCGACGCACCTGACGGCTACGTGATCTGGGTGTCGCCGGTTCGCACGACGACGGGGTATTGCTTCAAGGATCTGGGCGGCAAGGGCAACATCGACATCGACGATCCGATCTCCTTCTACGCGAATCCGAACAAGCAGAACCCGGCTGCCTGGGGGCTCGAAATCGGCATCCGGTACCTGGGACAGGACCACTTTGGCGCGGGGAGTCAGCCTGGCACCGGCGTGGCGACGGGCAAGACGGTACCGGCGTGCAGTGACGAAAAACTGGCATGGGGCCAATGCCCGAAGGTGCCTATCGACATTTCCTATCAGGTGGTCGTCCGCAAGCGCGGCTCGTGGACGCAACCGCCGAGCGACATCTACACGGTATTCCAGTTCGACGGAGCGAAGGGGCTGAATGCGATCCACCCGAGCTTCCAGTACCGCCTGAGCGGCATGCGCAATCTCAAGCCGACACCGTGCTTCGTCGACGTGCTGGTGACGCCCGAACCGGGCATCGTCAATTTCGGGCAGGTACAGTCGGTCGGCAATGGCTTTCTGCCGGCGGTGCCGCGCAAACGCTTCTCGTTGTCGCTGACCAAGAAATGCAATGTCGCGGTGAAGGTCGATGGGTACTTCGAAACGAGCTTTCCGGTTCGGAACGGTTTGCTGGTGCCCGCGTCGGACAGCAATTTCGGTATCGGCATCGAAGACAGCCAGGGTAAGGCGATTCCATTCAACGAACAGTTCACGCTCGCGCAATTCCCGTCGAACGTCATGAACCAGAGCGTGTTGATGGACGCGGTGCTGAAGTCGTTCGGGCCACCGAAGATCGGAAGGTTCGACGCAACGGCGACGATCCGCTTGTTTATTTACTGA
- the fhuB gene encoding Fe(3+)-hydroxamate ABC transporter permease FhuB, with product MTTFAMRKRLAAAGRGTTSGRAGAIAIGLLALIAVLAALRVAPDLRVWWSAVPGSDAAALAHVFLFDLNLPRVAAALVAGGCLGIAGALFQSLTRNPLASPDLLGVTGGAQLGLLAAMLVPALAGVASVPLLFVCGLAAAACAIVAAGGWRATPLRLVLAGSVCMLLFAALSTLVLAFFEQNIAGAALWTNGSLYQPGATGLALAARWLVVPLIALPFVIRPLNPLTLGDDAAAAAGVRVDATRLAATIVAVAFTSVAVSIAGPLSYVGLVAPNLLRQVRGARAARLGVLVPLSALAGGALVLVTDSAVLASGLDATLSTGVAIALVGTPLMLAMIRRGAAWSGVLHADAERAAGGGSTRLVGWLERLGWPLRTALFVVAGVLAVFVGVSAGPEWLSIARWSAALSGHDALARMLIDLRMPRLLCALLAGALLAVSGVAMQSVVRNPLAGPEVLGVTQGAGLVTLFALSTWPLMGHATLAAAALIGGGLSLAITLALNHRHRYAPLAVALTGIVIGALWTTLAQWLITQESVQPARFVVWLVGGTYGRSWGEVSMLLPWCVLAVPVFAWLAKPLDMLALGDDQAAALGLPVAVLRPLALTIATLAACAAVAAVGPVGFIGLMAPHVATMLGARRHRTRLWLAAACGALILGVADLAARTVVAPREVPAGVLTALIGAPYLLGLLILEGRRARRAGR from the coding sequence ATGACCACGTTCGCGATGCGCAAGCGCCTCGCGGCGGCGGGGAGGGGCACGACATCGGGCCGGGCCGGTGCGATCGCGATCGGCCTCCTCGCGCTGATCGCGGTGCTGGCGGCGTTGCGCGTCGCCCCCGATCTGCGCGTGTGGTGGAGCGCGGTGCCCGGCAGCGATGCCGCTGCGCTTGCGCACGTATTCCTGTTCGACCTCAACCTGCCGCGCGTCGCGGCCGCGCTCGTCGCGGGCGGGTGCCTCGGCATCGCGGGCGCGCTGTTCCAGTCGCTCACGCGCAATCCGCTCGCGTCGCCTGATTTGCTCGGCGTGACGGGCGGCGCCCAGCTCGGCCTGCTCGCGGCGATGCTCGTGCCGGCGCTGGCCGGCGTCGCGTCGGTGCCGCTGCTGTTCGTGTGCGGGCTGGCCGCGGCTGCCTGCGCGATCGTCGCGGCCGGCGGCTGGCGCGCGACGCCGTTGCGTCTCGTGCTCGCGGGCAGCGTGTGCATGCTGCTGTTCGCCGCGCTGTCGACGCTCGTGCTCGCCTTCTTCGAGCAGAACATCGCGGGCGCCGCGCTGTGGACCAACGGCAGCCTGTACCAGCCGGGCGCGACGGGCCTCGCGCTCGCCGCGCGCTGGCTCGTCGTGCCGCTGATCGCATTGCCGTTCGTGATCCGGCCGCTGAATCCGCTCACGCTCGGCGACGACGCGGCGGCCGCGGCCGGCGTGCGCGTCGATGCGACGCGGCTCGCCGCGACGATCGTCGCGGTCGCGTTCACGAGCGTGGCCGTCAGTATCGCGGGCCCGCTGTCGTATGTCGGCCTCGTCGCCCCGAACCTGCTGCGCCAGGTGCGCGGCGCGCGCGCCGCGCGGCTCGGCGTGCTCGTGCCGCTGTCGGCGCTCGCGGGCGGGGCGCTCGTGCTCGTCACTGACAGCGCGGTGCTCGCATCGGGGCTCGACGCCACGCTGTCGACCGGGGTCGCGATCGCGCTGGTCGGCACGCCGCTGATGCTGGCGATGATCCGGCGCGGCGCCGCGTGGTCGGGTGTGCTGCATGCGGATGCCGAACGCGCGGCGGGCGGCGGCTCGACGCGGCTCGTCGGCTGGCTCGAACGGCTCGGCTGGCCGCTGCGCACGGCGCTGTTCGTCGTGGCAGGGGTGCTGGCCGTGTTCGTCGGCGTGTCGGCCGGCCCCGAGTGGCTGTCGATCGCGCGCTGGTCCGCTGCGCTGTCCGGCCACGATGCGCTCGCGCGGATGCTGATCGACCTGCGCATGCCGCGGCTGCTGTGCGCGCTCCTCGCGGGCGCGCTGCTCGCGGTGAGCGGGGTCGCGATGCAAAGCGTCGTGCGCAATCCGCTCGCGGGCCCCGAAGTGCTCGGCGTCACGCAGGGTGCGGGGCTCGTCACGCTGTTCGCGTTGTCGACGTGGCCGCTGATGGGCCACGCGACGCTCGCAGCGGCTGCGCTGATCGGCGGCGGGCTGTCGCTCGCGATCACGCTCGCGCTGAATCACCGGCATCGCTATGCGCCACTCGCGGTGGCGCTGACGGGCATCGTGATCGGCGCGTTGTGGACCACGCTCGCGCAATGGCTGATCACGCAGGAAAGCGTGCAGCCCGCGCGCTTCGTCGTGTGGCTCGTCGGCGGGACTTACGGCCGCAGCTGGGGCGAGGTGTCGATGCTGCTGCCGTGGTGCGTGCTCGCGGTGCCCGTGTTCGCGTGGCTCGCGAAACCGCTCGACATGCTCGCGCTCGGCGACGACCAGGCGGCCGCGCTCGGCCTGCCGGTGGCTGTGCTGCGGCCGCTCGCGCTGACGATCGCGACGCTCGCCGCCTGTGCGGCCGTCGCGGCGGTCGGGCCGGTCGGCTTCATCGGGTTGATGGCGCCGCACGTCGCGACGATGCTCGGCGCGCGCCGGCACCGTACGCGGCTGTGGCTCGCGGCCGCGTGCGGCGCGCTGATCCTCGGTGTGGCGGACCTCGCGGCGCGCACGGTCGTCGCGCCGCGCGAAGTGCCGGCCGGCGTGCTGACCGCGCTGATCGGCGCGCCGTACCTGCTCGGGCTCCTGATCCTCGAGGGGCGCCGCGCCCGGCGCGCGGGGCGATGA
- a CDS encoding HHHH-motif protein — MKTLLKSLAVAALAAAVLVPAIAEAHPHRVCHFDHHHHRMCRWVR; from the coding sequence ATGAAAACGCTACTGAAATCGCTCGCCGTCGCGGCGCTCGCCGCCGCCGTGCTCGTGCCGGCCATCGCCGAAGCGCATCCGCACCGCGTGTGCCACTTCGACCATCACCATCACAGGATGTGTCGCTGGGTGCGGTAA
- a CDS encoding ABC transporter substrate-binding protein has protein sequence MTDAGRRHALGAIGALAALGAACCGALSASSGAVAAALDAHRAQGAPGAVSLAGNPVVSQASATMPVRPQRVVALDFMFAESVIALDIVPVGMADTAFYPGWLGYQSDRLANVTDIGSRQEPGLEAIAAVKPDLIIGVGFRHAPIFDALDRIAPTILFQFSPNVSDGGVPVTQLDWMRQIFRTIGAVTGRDARAQAVDAQLDAGIARNAARLAAAGRKGERIALLQDLGLPDRYWAYTGNSTSAGLARALGLDPWPKKPTREGTLYVTSADLLRQRELAVLFVTASGMDVPLSAKLDSPVWRFVPAMKERRIALIERNIWGFGGPMSALKLADVMTDTMLKLPAVR, from the coding sequence GTGACGGATGCCGGCCGCCGGCACGCACTCGGCGCGATCGGCGCACTCGCGGCGCTCGGCGCCGCGTGTTGCGGCGCGCTGTCGGCCTCGTCCGGCGCCGTTGCCGCGGCCCTCGATGCACATCGCGCGCAGGGCGCGCCGGGTGCGGTATCGCTGGCCGGCAATCCCGTCGTGTCGCAGGCGAGCGCGACGATGCCGGTGCGGCCGCAGCGCGTGGTCGCGCTCGACTTCATGTTCGCGGAAAGCGTGATCGCGCTCGACATCGTGCCGGTCGGGATGGCCGATACGGCGTTCTATCCGGGCTGGCTCGGTTATCAAAGCGACCGGCTCGCCAACGTGACCGACATTGGTTCGCGCCAGGAGCCGGGCCTCGAGGCGATTGCGGCGGTCAAGCCCGACCTGATCATCGGCGTCGGCTTCCGTCATGCGCCGATTTTCGATGCGCTCGACCGGATCGCGCCGACGATCCTGTTCCAGTTCAGCCCGAACGTGTCGGACGGCGGCGTGCCGGTGACGCAGCTCGACTGGATGCGGCAGATCTTCCGGACGATCGGTGCGGTCACGGGGCGCGACGCGCGCGCGCAGGCGGTCGATGCGCAACTCGATGCGGGCATCGCGCGCAACGCGGCGCGGCTCGCGGCCGCTGGCAGGAAAGGCGAGCGCATCGCGCTGCTGCAGGATCTCGGCTTGCCCGACCGCTACTGGGCCTATACGGGCAACAGCACGTCGGCGGGCCTCGCGCGGGCGCTCGGGCTCGATCCGTGGCCGAAGAAACCGACGCGGGAAGGCACGCTGTACGTGACGTCGGCCGATCTGCTCAGGCAGCGCGAGCTGGCCGTGCTGTTCGTGACCGCATCGGGCATGGACGTGCCGCTGTCCGCGAAACTCGATTCGCCGGTGTGGCGTTTCGTTCCCGCGATGAAGGAACGCCGGATCGCGCTGATCGAACGCAATATCTGGGGGTTCGGCGGGCCGATGTCGGCGCTGAAACTGGCCGACGTGATGACCGACACGATGCTGAAGCTGCCGGCCGTGCGTTGA
- a CDS encoding TauD/TfdA family dioxygenase, which yields MTLLSLPTLDDLRIEPGLPTVVSPRGSDGMSIDDVAPLAREIAADTLERAGGVLFTGFHVPSIDAFQQFAASFGDPLIGYEYASTPRSQVEGAVYTSTEYPPHRAIPLHNEQSYTREWPLRIWFHCALAAPKGGATPIADSRAVYRALDPALVARFEKRELLYVRNFGQGLDLPWQQSFGTDEPAEVERMCAARGIECAWRTDDDGELLLRTRERCQAVARHPRTGDRVWFNQANLFHLSALDDDMQEALVDAVGLENVPRNVYYGDGEPLEADALAEIRGVLDQQRIVFPWRTGDVLMLDNMLTAHARDPFEGPRKVVVAMAQSYTVPRDRTED from the coding sequence ATGACCCTGCTTTCGTTGCCGACGCTCGACGACCTGCGTATCGAGCCGGGGCTGCCCACCGTCGTGTCGCCGCGCGGCAGCGACGGGATGTCGATCGACGACGTCGCGCCGCTGGCGCGCGAGATCGCGGCCGACACGCTCGAACGGGCGGGCGGTGTGCTGTTCACGGGTTTTCACGTGCCGTCGATCGACGCGTTCCAGCAGTTCGCGGCGTCGTTCGGCGATCCGCTGATCGGCTATGAATACGCATCGACACCGCGCAGCCAGGTCGAGGGCGCCGTCTACACGTCGACCGAGTACCCGCCGCACCGCGCGATTCCGCTGCACAACGAGCAGTCGTATACGCGCGAATGGCCGCTGCGGATCTGGTTCCACTGCGCGCTCGCCGCGCCGAAGGGCGGGGCGACGCCGATCGCGGACAGCCGCGCGGTGTATCGCGCGCTCGATCCGGCGCTCGTCGCGCGTTTCGAGAAGCGCGAGCTGCTGTACGTGCGCAATTTCGGGCAGGGGCTCGACCTGCCGTGGCAGCAGTCGTTCGGCACCGACGAACCGGCCGAGGTCGAACGGATGTGCGCGGCGCGCGGCATCGAATGCGCGTGGCGCACCGATGACGACGGCGAGCTGCTGCTGCGCACGCGTGAACGCTGCCAGGCCGTCGCGCGCCATCCGCGCACCGGCGACCGCGTGTGGTTCAACCAGGCGAACCTGTTTCACCTGTCGGCGCTCGACGACGACATGCAGGAAGCGCTCGTCGACGCGGTCGGGCTCGAGAACGTGCCGCGCAACGTGTATTACGGCGACGGCGAACCGCTCGAAGCCGACGCGCTCGCGGAGATCCGCGGCGTGCTCGACCAGCAGCGCATCGTGTTCCCGTGGCGCACGGGTGACGTGCTGATGCTCGACAACATGCTGACCGCGCATGCGCGCGACCCGTTCGAGGGGCCGCGCAAGGTCGTCGTCGCGATGGCGCAGAGTTATACGGTCCCGCGCGACCGAACGGAGGATTGA